A part of Carassius carassius chromosome 4, fCarCar2.1, whole genome shotgun sequence genomic DNA contains:
- the LOC132135290 gene encoding synaptic vesicle 2-related protein-like translates to MVTCSLRDVLLAMVVMPTLGWKWLLAFSTFPLVIFAASCCWLPESARFDVLRGIEDKALDTLKYIAAENRSSVPTGRLIANTQTERGRIRDLFIPEYRKTTLLVWVIWFCNAFSYYGIVLLTTEMFQAGSACSATDDSNMEPQCSLECNYLTFNDYMDLLWTTLAEFPGILVSLWMIDRIGRKKSMAICFLLFSVSILPLYACTHRYIHKKPVQIQISMQK, encoded by the exons ATGGTCACGTGTTCTCTGCGTGATG TGTTACTGGCTATGGTGGTCATGCCCACATTAGGCTGGAAATGGCTGCTAGCTTTCTCCACCTTTCCTCTTGTTATCTTTGCTGCCTCCTGCTGT TGGTTACCAGAAAGTGCTAGATTTGATGTACTGAGAGGCATAGAAGACAAGGCCCTGGACACTTTGAAATATATAGCAGCAGAAAATAGGAGCTCTGTGCCTACTGGAAGACTTATAGCCAACACTCAG ACTGAGCGTGGGAGAATTAGAGATCTTTTTATTCCAGAATACCGCAAAACAACACTTTTGGTCTGGGTTATCTG GTTTTGTAATGCTTTTTCATATTATGGTATTGTGCTGCTGACCACTGAAATGTTCCAAGCAGGATCTGCGTGTAGTG CTACTGATGACTCAAATATGGAACCTCAGTGCAGTTTGGAGTGCAATTATCTGACTTTTAATGATTATATGGACCTTCTGTGGACTACCTTAGCAGAATTTCCAG GTATTCTGGTCAGCCTGTGGATGATTGATCGAATTGGCCGGAAAAAAAGCATggcaatttgttttttattgttctcTGTATCTATTTTGCCATTGTATGCCTGCACACATAGGTACATTCATAAAAAACCTGTACAGATTCAAATAAGTATGCAAAAATAA